The Cupriavidus necator DNA window CGATCACCTGCTGGGCCGGCGGCGCAATGCCGTAGCCGCCCAGGCTGGCCTTGCCGCGCGGCGTCATCCAGTCGGTGGTCCAGGCCGGCGCCAGCTGCGTGCGCACGCGCACGCTGGCAATGCCCTGCGCAGCCAGCGTGCGCTCGATCTCCTCCCGGATCACGGTCATGGCCGGGCAGCCGGAGTACGTCGGGGTGATGGTGACGACGCAGGCGTCGTCCTCCCATGCCACGTCGCGCACAATGCCTAGATCCACCACCGAGATCACCGGGATCTCGGGATCGGGCACCGTATCGAGCCAGG harbors:
- the paaD gene encoding 1,2-phenylacetyl-CoA epoxidase subunit PaaD; amino-acid sequence: MTAQAIARPALGQVWTWLDTVPDPEIPVISVVDLGIVRDVAWEDDACVVTITPTYSGCPAMTVIREEIERTLAAQGIASVRVRTQLAPAWTTDWMTPRGKASLGGYGIAPPAQQVIDISGISRKAAPALVVACPHCGSRHTRLVSQFGSTACKALYRCSDCKEPFDYFKAH